Proteins found in one Deltaproteobacteria bacterium genomic segment:
- a CDS encoding 23S rRNA (pseudouridine(1915)-N(3))-methyltransferase RlmH has protein sequence MKTKLIVVSKIKSAPFADESLEYLRRIKKIIPFELVEVADSEAAIRALRPGTYCVALDESGVQYTSRQFSEKISKLLQSSHKEIVWIVGGSYGLGPALKERANELFSLSKLTMSHDLARVVFLEQFYRGLSILKGLPYHHD, from the coding sequence ATGAAAACAAAACTCATTGTCGTAAGTAAAATTAAATCAGCTCCGTTTGCAGATGAATCTTTGGAGTATCTTCGTCGCATTAAAAAAATCATTCCTTTTGAGCTTGTTGAAGTGGCTGATTCGGAAGCTGCCATCCGTGCTTTAAGACCTGGCACCTATTGTGTTGCCCTTGATGAATCGGGCGTACAATATACGAGCCGCCAGTTTAGTGAAAAGATCAGCAAACTTTTACAATCTTCTCACAAGGAGATTGTTTGGATAGTGGGGGGGTCTTATGGGTTGGGGCCAGCTCTCAAAGAGCGTGCGAACGAGCTCTTTTCCCTGTCTAAATTGACAATGTCCCATGATCTGGCTAGGGTCGTGTTTTTAGAGCAATTTTATCGTGGTTTATCTATTTTGAAAGGGTTGCCGTACCATCATGACTAA
- a CDS encoding type II toxin-antitoxin system RelE/ParE family toxin → MRYRVVIPPPIERLIASLPPALKSKIRAGLDDLAIDPYQGKALRDNLKGLYSLRVTRYRIVYSIHQHQIEVHVLAIGPRSKIYHDVEKWFE, encoded by the coding sequence GTGCGTTATCGCGTTGTCATCCCACCCCCCATTGAACGTTTAATCGCCTCATTACCACCCGCACTTAAATCGAAAATAAGGGCGGGGTTAGACGATCTTGCCATTGATCCCTATCAGGGAAAAGCCTTACGGGATAATCTCAAAGGGCTTTATTCACTGCGCGTAACTCGATACCGAATTGTCTATAGTATTCATCAACATCAAATTGAAGTACATGTATTGGCCATCGGTCCTCGCAGCAAAATTTATCATGATGTAGAAAAATGGTTTGAATAA
- a CDS encoding type II toxin-antitoxin system Phd/YefM family antitoxin, translated as MKILPVTEFRGKVLKMVRNAQRSGQEYVITARGKPAAVLVGFDDWEAIVETRMIQSNKKLMQTIRKSQRYFSKGGKGKSHHELNWS; from the coding sequence TTGAAGATATTACCGGTAACCGAGTTTCGAGGAAAAGTTTTAAAAATGGTACGCAACGCACAACGTAGTGGCCAAGAGTATGTTATTACAGCTCGAGGAAAACCCGCCGCTGTATTGGTTGGCTTTGATGATTGGGAGGCTATTGTTGAAACACGCATGATTCAGAGCAATAAAAAACTAATGCAAACAATTCGTAAAAGTCAGCGTTATTTTTCCAAAGGTGGAAAGGGAAAATCTCATCACGAACTTAATTGGAGTTAA